A genomic segment from Rhizobium sp. NLR16a encodes:
- a CDS encoding MmcB family DNA repair protein has translation MTILSVYNNNPLIDGRQSDRAMMVRRGTQILLHEMRHAVLPELPLASGRRADLITLSEKGEVWIIEIKTSIEDFRVDRKWPEYRLHCDRLFFATHEGVPLDIFPEECGLFLSDGYGAHMIREAPEHRMAPATRKSVTLSFSRAAAQRLMMAEWANGKPFTVDDV, from the coding sequence ATGACGATTTTGAGCGTTTACAATAACAATCCGTTAATCGATGGCCGGCAATCGGACAGGGCCATGATGGTGCGGCGCGGGACGCAGATATTGCTGCATGAAATGCGCCATGCCGTGCTACCCGAACTGCCGCTCGCCAGCGGCCGCCGCGCCGATCTGATCACGCTTTCGGAAAAGGGCGAAGTCTGGATTATCGAAATCAAGACATCGATCGAGGATTTCCGGGTGGATCGCAAATGGCCGGAATACAGACTGCATTGCGACCGCCTGTTCTTTGCGACACATGAAGGTGTGCCGCTCGACATCTTTCCGGAGGAATGCGGGCTCTTCCTCTCGGATGGCTATGGCGCCCACATGATTCGCGAGGCGCCGGAACACCGCATGGCACCAGCCACGCGCAAATCCGTCACGCTCAGTTTCTCGCGCGCCGCCGCGCAAAGGCTGATGATGGCCGAATGGGCGAACGGAAAACCGTTCACCGTGGATGATGTCTGA